A genomic segment from Actinoplanes sichuanensis encodes:
- a CDS encoding LURP-one-related/scramblase family protein codes for MTQDTLQQQTHLIVRQRIRLMVNQYEVHAVSPTGDEAGILAFAQQKRLAFKEQVTLYTDDTKQYPVLGFKARQVIDLGATYDVFDANGQPIGLFRKNFAASLLRSSWVVEQPGYGEIAGQERNPWVAVLRRFIDYLSWLPYHFDFTIQGRPAFSVVRKWGLKDTYQVSIYDQYLDRRLVVAMAVALDALQSR; via the coding sequence GTGACGCAAGACACCCTTCAGCAGCAGACACACCTCATCGTGCGTCAGCGCATCCGCCTCATGGTCAACCAATACGAGGTCCACGCCGTCTCCCCGACCGGAGACGAAGCCGGCATCCTCGCCTTCGCGCAGCAGAAGCGGCTGGCGTTCAAGGAGCAGGTGACCCTCTACACCGACGACACCAAGCAGTACCCGGTGCTCGGTTTCAAGGCCCGTCAGGTCATCGACCTCGGGGCCACGTACGACGTGTTCGACGCGAACGGGCAGCCCATCGGCCTGTTCCGGAAGAACTTCGCGGCCTCCCTGCTGCGGTCCAGCTGGGTCGTCGAGCAGCCCGGCTACGGCGAGATCGCCGGGCAGGAGCGCAACCCCTGGGTCGCGGTGCTGCGGCGCTTCATCGACTACCTGTCGTGGCTGCCGTACCACTTCGACTTCACCATCCAAGGCCGGCCGGCCTTCTCGGTGGTGCGCAAGTGGGGCCTGAAGGACACCTACCAGGTCAGCATCTACGACCAGTACCTGGACCGCCGCCTCGTGGTGGCGATGGCCGTCGCGTTGGACGCCCTGCAGAGTCGGTAG
- a CDS encoding deoxyguanosinetriphosphate triphosphohydrolase family protein produces MDDPRAQRLFGDSLVAPGDLAQSPFRVDRDRIVSSPFLARLAGVTQVISPGGAGLLVHNRLTHSLKVAQVGRAVAERLRAASPDLAEKLGGCDPDVVEAAALAHDLGHPPFGHLGERVLDRLARHRLGLPDGFEGNAQSYRIVTSTEIGGQATIGLNLTNAVRAAILKYPWTRLNHPDPHPRFMDPPPRGAAVVPDDPDGGSLKFGAYSTEIADVRAARAPFAGRVADWQQTVEASVMDAADDIAYAIHDLEDVHRVGVLQQGLVATELMAWQRWGSESDLTRAGGAIESLRRRLCRKEDWIADDEAFADAVELVRAELVDGLLARPFDGSLEAEARVAAFSANWTRRLVESVELVGQPAIRSSHAQLFRAQWHEVQILKFVQNRFVLERPDLALHQRGQARLLASLVEALIAWLTDPDEAQRLPRRLRDLVELAETELPTGTPDRLSRARGRAVIDFVAGLTDSQAVGLMEALSGRSRQLWTDAFVL; encoded by the coding sequence ATGGACGATCCACGTGCTCAGCGCCTCTTCGGTGACAGTCTGGTAGCCCCCGGAGATCTGGCGCAGAGCCCGTTCCGGGTCGACCGGGACCGGATCGTCAGCTCACCGTTCCTGGCCCGTCTCGCCGGGGTCACTCAAGTGATCAGCCCCGGCGGGGCGGGACTGCTGGTGCACAACCGGCTCACCCACAGCCTCAAGGTGGCCCAGGTGGGCCGGGCCGTCGCCGAGCGCCTCCGGGCCGCGTCACCGGACCTGGCCGAGAAGCTCGGCGGCTGCGACCCGGACGTCGTCGAGGCCGCCGCGCTCGCCCACGACCTCGGCCACCCGCCCTTCGGACACCTGGGCGAACGGGTCCTCGACCGGCTCGCCCGGCACCGGCTCGGGCTGCCCGACGGCTTCGAGGGCAACGCCCAGTCCTACCGGATCGTCACCAGTACCGAGATCGGCGGCCAGGCCACCATCGGCCTCAACCTGACCAACGCGGTCCGCGCCGCGATTCTCAAGTACCCGTGGACCCGGCTCAACCACCCGGACCCGCACCCCCGTTTCATGGACCCGCCCCCGCGCGGCGCCGCCGTCGTCCCGGACGACCCGGACGGCGGCTCCCTCAAGTTCGGCGCCTACTCGACCGAGATCGCCGACGTCCGCGCCGCCCGGGCCCCGTTCGCCGGCCGGGTCGCCGACTGGCAGCAGACCGTCGAGGCCTCGGTGATGGACGCCGCCGACGACATCGCCTACGCCATCCACGACCTGGAGGACGTGCACCGGGTCGGTGTGCTCCAGCAGGGCCTGGTCGCCACCGAGCTGATGGCCTGGCAGCGATGGGGCAGCGAGTCCGACCTGACCCGGGCCGGCGGTGCCATCGAGTCCTTGCGCCGTCGGTTGTGCCGTAAGGAGGACTGGATCGCCGACGACGAGGCCTTCGCCGACGCCGTCGAGCTGGTCCGCGCCGAACTCGTCGACGGTCTGCTGGCCCGCCCCTTCGACGGTTCACTCGAGGCCGAGGCCCGGGTCGCCGCCTTCTCCGCCAACTGGACCCGCCGCCTGGTCGAATCGGTCGAGCTCGTCGGCCAGCCCGCCATCCGCAGCAGCCACGCCCAGCTGTTCCGCGCCCAGTGGCACGAGGTGCAGATCCTCAAGTTCGTCCAGAACCGGTTCGTCCTCGAGCGCCCCGACCTCGCCCTCCACCAGCGTGGCCAGGCCCGCCTGCTGGCCTCCCTGGTGGAGGCTCTGATCGCCTGGCTGACCGACCCGGACGAGGCCCAGCGCCTCCCGCGCCGCCTCCGCGACCTGGTCGAACTCGCCGAGACCGAACTACCGACCGGCACCCCCGACCGCCTCTCCCGGGCCCGCGGTCGAGCCGTCATCGACTTCGTGGCGGGCCTGACCGACAGCCAGGCGGTCGGCCTGATGGAGGCGCTGTCCGGTCGCTCCCGCCAGCTGTGGACCGACGCCTTCGTCCTCTGA
- a CDS encoding SDR family NAD(P)-dependent oxidoreductase, whose product MTLSLHGKTALVTGGSRGIGRAVVERLTADGARVVFTYHSAEAAAAELAARTGAEAVRCDQADLGTLPAIFEPVADGLDILVNNAAIAFAKPIAEITPADFDHVITVNTKFPTFAIQAAVPVLRDGGRIINVSSINTAVPAPGGALYSAGKAALEQITKVAARELGPRRITVNTVSPGATDTDMLRSVNTPEGLERAAAVTALQRLGTPADVAAVIAFLAGPDSSWITGQNIHAGGGFLI is encoded by the coding sequence ATGACGCTTTCTCTGCACGGGAAGACCGCGCTCGTCACCGGCGGATCACGCGGCATCGGCCGGGCCGTCGTCGAGCGCCTGACCGCCGACGGTGCCCGGGTGGTGTTCACCTATCACTCGGCGGAGGCCGCGGCCGCGGAACTCGCCGCACGGACCGGCGCGGAGGCGGTCCGCTGCGATCAGGCCGACCTCGGCACCCTGCCGGCGATCTTCGAACCGGTCGCCGACGGCCTGGACATCCTGGTCAACAACGCGGCGATCGCCTTCGCCAAGCCGATCGCCGAGATCACCCCGGCGGATTTCGACCACGTGATCACGGTGAACACCAAGTTCCCGACATTCGCCATTCAGGCGGCTGTTCCGGTGCTGCGGGACGGTGGCCGGATCATCAACGTCTCCAGCATCAACACCGCGGTACCCGCACCGGGCGGTGCCCTCTACAGCGCAGGCAAGGCCGCCCTCGAACAGATCACCAAGGTCGCCGCCCGCGAACTCGGCCCCCGCCGCATCACGGTCAACACCGTGTCCCCCGGCGCCACCGACACCGACATGCTGCGCTCGGTCAACACCCCGGAAGGCCTCGAACGCGCCGCCGCCGTCACCGCCCTCCAGCGCCTCGGCACCCCGGCCGACGTGGCCGCGGTGATCGCCTTCCTGGCCGGCCCGGACTCTTCCTGGATCACCGGCCAGAACATCCACGCCGGCGGCGGCTTCCTGATCTGA
- a CDS encoding GMC oxidoreductase, with protein sequence MTHFDIVIVGSGFGGSVSALRLAEKGYRVGVLEAGRRFTPDTLPKTSWDLRNFLWAPKLGMRGMQRITLLKDIMVLSAAGVGGGSLVYANTLYVPPAPFFADPHWSGITDWAAELAPFYDQASRMLGVVEQPTMTSSDVVIKQVAEDMGVGHTFRRTPVGVFFGEPGKTVPDPYFGGAGPERTGCVECGNCMIGCKVGAKNRLDVNYLYLAERAGVTVHPDTEVTRLHPAGDGWRIETRRGIFTAGQVILSAGALGTQRLLHTMKDRGVLPALSDSLGQLTRTNSEALLGAATKDVPEQPFSQGIAITSSFHPDADTHIEPVRYGPRSNAMGLLSTILVDGGGRVPRPLRFLWQALRHPVVLGHSLSVRRWSERTIIALVMQSVDNSLTVRRTRTGRLTTSLGHGAANPTWIPVGHDAVRRIADRIGGYPGGTVGDIFNIPLTAHILGGATIGDSPSTGVVDAYHRVYGYPGLHVIDGSAVPANLGVNPSLTITALAERAIALWPNHGEPDPRPAVGAAYRRLAPVAPRSPAVPAHAPAALRLIPAPRPRPS encoded by the coding sequence ATGACGCACTTCGACATCGTGATCGTGGGCAGCGGCTTCGGTGGCAGCGTCAGCGCTCTGCGGCTGGCGGAGAAGGGGTACCGGGTCGGCGTGCTCGAGGCCGGCCGCCGGTTCACTCCCGACACCCTGCCCAAGACCTCCTGGGACCTGCGCAACTTCCTCTGGGCGCCGAAGCTCGGGATGCGCGGCATGCAGCGGATCACCCTGCTCAAGGACATCATGGTGCTGTCCGCGGCCGGGGTCGGTGGTGGCTCCCTGGTCTACGCCAACACGCTCTACGTGCCGCCCGCGCCGTTCTTCGCCGACCCGCACTGGTCCGGGATCACCGACTGGGCGGCCGAACTCGCGCCCTTCTACGACCAGGCGTCCCGGATGCTCGGCGTCGTCGAACAACCCACCATGACCTCGTCCGACGTCGTCATCAAACAGGTCGCCGAGGACATGGGGGTCGGGCACACGTTCCGGCGTACCCCGGTCGGGGTGTTCTTCGGCGAGCCCGGCAAGACCGTGCCCGATCCGTACTTCGGCGGAGCCGGACCCGAGCGCACCGGCTGTGTCGAATGCGGCAACTGCATGATCGGCTGCAAGGTCGGCGCCAAGAACCGGCTCGACGTCAACTACCTCTACCTGGCCGAGCGGGCCGGGGTCACGGTCCACCCGGACACCGAGGTCACGCGCCTGCATCCGGCCGGCGACGGCTGGCGGATCGAGACCCGGCGCGGGATCTTCACCGCCGGGCAGGTCATCCTCTCCGCGGGGGCGCTCGGCACCCAGCGGCTGCTGCACACCATGAAGGACCGCGGGGTGCTGCCCGCCCTCTCCGATTCGCTCGGTCAGCTCACCCGGACCAACTCGGAGGCGCTGCTCGGGGCGGCCACCAAGGACGTGCCGGAACAGCCTTTCTCCCAGGGGATCGCGATCACCTCGTCGTTCCACCCGGACGCCGACACGCACATCGAACCCGTCCGGTACGGGCCACGCAGCAACGCCATGGGGCTGCTGTCCACGATCCTGGTCGACGGCGGCGGGCGGGTGCCTCGTCCACTCCGGTTCCTCTGGCAGGCGTTGCGGCATCCGGTCGTCCTCGGGCACTCGCTGTCGGTGCGCCGGTGGAGTGAACGGACCATCATCGCCCTGGTCATGCAGTCGGTGGACAACTCGTTGACGGTCCGGCGGACCCGTACCGGGCGGCTCACCACCTCACTCGGGCACGGGGCGGCCAACCCGACCTGGATCCCGGTCGGCCATGACGCCGTCCGCCGGATCGCCGACCGGATCGGTGGATACCCCGGCGGCACCGTCGGCGACATCTTCAACATCCCGCTGACCGCGCACATCCTGGGTGGCGCCACCATCGGAGACTCGCCGTCCACCGGGGTCGTGGACGCCTACCACCGGGTCTACGGGTACCCGGGGCTGCACGTCATCGACGGCTCGGCGGTCCCGGCGAACCTCGGCGTCAACCCGTCGCTGACGATCACCGCCCTCGCCGAACGGGCCATCGCCCTCTGGCCCAACCACGGCGAACCCGACCCGCGCCCGGCCGTCGGCGCCGCGTACCGGCGACTCGCGCCGGTGGCGCCCCGCTCCCCGGCGGTCCCGGCGCACGCCCCGGCCGCCCTCCGACTGATCCCGGCCCCACGCCCCCGACCCTCCTGA
- a CDS encoding phospholipid carrier-dependent glycosyltransferase, whose amino-acid sequence MPRRRLIYVLAVLVMLGQMAFAMWTTAIQQSPTIDEPVYVAAAEVYRQQHSLRYNPEHPPLGKLIIAAGTAFAGADLDPAYAGNQTRLGRHLLYETGNNPFQLMLLARLPVILLTLLFGLVVLFFARDLAGPWGGLIALAMYSFSPDVIAHGSLATLDVPAAGLLLTAFWAAWRARDRPTLWVPVAGAALGAALATRMSVLPAVPLLVLLAGWSTWRARTGDLRRRLLLAAGAALGAGVLAVAVVWFVYLVVDPRLRWTTPVNLPDVQGLKRLAVDWLPFPQAYTDGMLIQFKFENRLFNGFLLGESYKGSPWYYMPVAILIKTPLGMLALWIGGLVTMLMVPRLRAALLYLVPVSVVLLLVTMTGARNYGTRYAIHLHLFLAVAAGAVALIRWRPSRVAAALLVLWVATSSLLTFPFYLPYSNEAFGGTARTHLNLHDANVDWGQDLARLGVYLRTEHPGEQVWLVYKGSGVPAYYGIESRDPYSVPLDEVRGLLVVSDSRVALAGPRLKQMIATSQEIGDVGHSIRIYRR is encoded by the coding sequence ATGCCACGACGCCGCTTGATCTACGTCCTGGCAGTGCTGGTCATGCTGGGGCAGATGGCGTTCGCCATGTGGACCACCGCGATCCAGCAGTCGCCGACCATCGACGAGCCGGTCTACGTGGCCGCCGCCGAGGTCTACCGGCAGCAGCACAGCCTGCGTTACAACCCGGAGCACCCGCCGCTCGGCAAGCTGATCATCGCGGCCGGCACGGCGTTCGCCGGCGCCGACCTGGACCCGGCCTACGCCGGCAACCAGACTCGGCTCGGGCGGCACCTGCTCTACGAGACCGGCAACAACCCGTTCCAGCTGATGCTGCTGGCCCGACTGCCGGTCATCCTGCTCACCCTGCTCTTCGGGCTGGTGGTGCTGTTCTTCGCCCGTGACCTGGCCGGGCCGTGGGGCGGGCTGATCGCCCTCGCGATGTACAGCTTCTCCCCCGACGTGATCGCGCACGGCTCGCTGGCCACCCTGGACGTGCCGGCCGCCGGGCTGCTGCTCACCGCGTTCTGGGCGGCCTGGCGCGCGCGGGACCGCCCCACTCTCTGGGTTCCGGTGGCCGGGGCGGCGCTCGGTGCGGCCCTCGCCACTCGCATGAGCGTGCTTCCGGCCGTACCGCTGCTGGTCCTGCTCGCCGGATGGTCCACCTGGCGGGCCCGGACCGGAGACCTGAGGCGACGTCTGCTGCTCGCCGCCGGAGCGGCGCTGGGTGCCGGGGTGCTCGCGGTGGCCGTGGTGTGGTTCGTCTATCTCGTGGTCGACCCGCGGCTGCGCTGGACCACGCCGGTCAACCTGCCCGACGTGCAGGGGCTGAAACGCCTCGCGGTGGACTGGCTGCCGTTCCCGCAGGCCTACACCGACGGCATGCTGATCCAGTTCAAGTTCGAGAACCGGCTGTTCAACGGGTTCCTGCTGGGCGAGTCCTACAAGGGCTCGCCGTGGTATTACATGCCGGTCGCGATCCTGATCAAGACGCCGCTCGGGATGCTCGCCCTGTGGATCGGCGGGCTCGTCACCATGCTGATGGTGCCGCGGCTCCGGGCGGCGCTGCTCTACCTGGTGCCGGTCTCGGTGGTGCTGCTGCTGGTCACGATGACCGGGGCACGCAACTACGGCACCCGGTACGCGATCCACCTGCACCTGTTCCTGGCGGTCGCGGCCGGGGCGGTCGCCCTGATCCGATGGCGGCCCTCCCGGGTCGCCGCCGCGCTGCTCGTTCTCTGGGTGGCCACCAGCTCACTTCTGACATTTCCGTTTTATCTCCCGTATTCCAATGAGGCGTTCGGCGGCACCGCGCGGACCCACCTCAACCTGCACGACGCGAACGTCGACTGGGGCCAGGACCTGGCCCGGCTCGGGGTGTACCTGCGCACCGAACACCCCGGTGAGCAGGTCTGGCTGGTCTACAAGGGCTCCGGCGTGCCCGCCTACTACGGGATCGAGTCGCGGGATCCGTACTCGGTTCCGCTCGACGAGGTGCGCGGCCTGCTCGTCGTCTCGGACTCCCGGGTGGCGCTGGCCGGCCCCCGCCTGAAACAGATGATCGCCACTTCCCAGGAGATAGGCGACGTCGGGCATTCGATCAGGATCTATCGCCGCTGA
- a CDS encoding peptidase associated/transthyretin-like domain-containing protein has protein sequence MTESTLGVPLTVKLRLVSANSGRPRGGCAVRLWHCGGHGAAGRQVADPAGWVSFGGAFPEAQAGQWPHVHFSVDDGDEVLHTAQLALPGDACAKAYCATQRRRLDGMSIGRDGCFTGGWALEIPSVTGDAARGLVATRTVGV, from the coding sequence ATGACAGAGTCCACTCTCGGCGTGCCCCTCACCGTCAAGCTGCGGCTGGTGAGCGCGAACTCGGGCCGCCCGCGGGGCGGCTGCGCGGTCCGTCTCTGGCACTGCGGCGGCCACGGTGCGGCCGGCCGGCAGGTCGCCGACCCGGCCGGGTGGGTGTCGTTCGGCGGCGCGTTCCCGGAGGCGCAGGCCGGGCAGTGGCCGCACGTGCACTTCTCGGTCGACGACGGCGACGAGGTGCTGCACACCGCCCAGTTGGCGCTGCCGGGGGACGCGTGCGCCAAGGCGTACTGCGCGACACAGCGGCGGCGACTCGACGGGATGAGCATCGGCCGGGACGGCTGTTTCACCGGAGGGTGGGCGTTGGAGATACCGTCGGTGACCGGCGACGCGGCCCGTGGACTGGTGGCCACCCGCACAGTGGGCGTGTGA
- a CDS encoding CDP-alcohol phosphatidyltransferase family protein, translating to MKVTLQEIRERTYKPVDAWWTVLLVDPLASRLVRLVAPYRWITPNVLTLIASIFGFGAAACFATGERWALVAGGVLFHISFVVDCMDGKIARLNGTGTMFGQWLDFVLDRVRVFFIALALFGGQFVRTDDVAYLWLMAVAVFLDLFRYLNSAQMAKVRLAMRTQINAYRLPVAGEAESAADMGEPADEMPAPPAGGGSLKSRVGETLRRNRIRTHLFSGIEYEMSVFIIAPITGLIFPVTIAAGVGLLAFEVFLIFKLYRACRQFPGKLAAAKAAFEEHDESERIPSSV from the coding sequence GTGAAGGTGACCTTGCAGGAGATCCGGGAACGGACCTACAAGCCGGTCGACGCGTGGTGGACCGTGCTTCTGGTCGACCCACTGGCGTCCCGACTGGTGCGTCTGGTTGCGCCGTACCGATGGATCACGCCCAACGTACTGACTCTGATCGCGTCGATCTTCGGATTCGGCGCGGCCGCGTGTTTCGCCACCGGGGAGCGCTGGGCGCTCGTCGCCGGTGGTGTCCTGTTCCACATCAGCTTCGTGGTCGACTGCATGGATGGCAAGATCGCGCGGCTGAACGGGACGGGCACGATGTTCGGGCAGTGGCTCGACTTCGTGCTGGACCGGGTGCGGGTCTTCTTCATCGCGCTGGCCCTCTTCGGTGGCCAGTTCGTGCGGACCGACGACGTGGCGTACCTGTGGCTGATGGCGGTGGCCGTCTTCCTGGACCTGTTCCGCTACCTGAACAGCGCCCAGATGGCGAAGGTCCGGCTGGCCATGCGGACCCAGATCAACGCCTACCGCCTCCCGGTCGCCGGTGAGGCCGAGTCCGCTGCCGACATGGGCGAGCCGGCCGACGAGATGCCGGCGCCGCCGGCCGGTGGCGGCTCGCTGAAGAGCCGGGTCGGCGAGACGCTGCGCCGTAACCGGATCCGCACGCACCTGTTCAGCGGTATCGAGTACGAGATGTCGGTTTTCATCATCGCCCCGATCACCGGCCTGATCTTCCCGGTCACCATCGCCGCCGGGGTCGGCCTGCTCGCTTTCGAGGTCTTCCTGATCTTCAAGCTGTACCGGGCCTGCCGGCAGTTCCCCGGCAAGCTGGCGGCCGCGAAGGCCGCCTTCGAGGAGCACGACGAGTCGGAGCGCATCCCGTCCTCGGTCTGA
- a CDS encoding fatty acid desaturase family protein, translating to MTTTAAGTRTAGSDFAELNRRINAAGLLRRRPAYYAVRLSLVSLALIGGWTAFVLVGASWWTLAVAAFLAVVFALVAHDLAHRQVFRTNRPSARAGRIAGNLAIGMSYGYWMEKHTKHHANPNHDDLDPDVGPDVLVWSREQARGRGFLVRHQAWLFFPLLTLLGMSLKRDSVRALAGGTIKNRGLEAALLAIHFIGYASALLLVLSPVQAVAFLVVHQALFGIYLGLTFAPNHKGMPHPDGTEDFLRKQVLTSRNVRGGRFVDAALGGLNYQIEHHLFPAMPTPNLRPAQPIVRDYCAEIGVPYEMTGLIESYRQALRHLHDVGAELRSRA from the coding sequence ATGACGACGACAGCAGCAGGGACGCGGACCGCCGGAAGCGACTTCGCCGAGCTCAATCGCCGGATCAACGCGGCCGGCCTCCTGCGGAGGCGGCCCGCCTACTACGCCGTACGCCTGAGCCTGGTGTCTCTCGCCCTGATCGGTGGGTGGACCGCCTTCGTCCTGGTCGGCGCCTCCTGGTGGACGCTCGCCGTGGCGGCGTTCCTGGCGGTGGTGTTCGCGCTGGTGGCGCACGACCTCGCGCACCGGCAGGTGTTCCGCACCAACCGGCCGAGCGCGCGGGCCGGCCGGATCGCCGGGAACCTGGCGATCGGCATGTCCTACGGCTATTGGATGGAGAAGCACACCAAGCACCACGCCAACCCGAACCACGACGACCTCGATCCGGACGTCGGCCCGGACGTGCTGGTCTGGTCCCGGGAGCAGGCCCGCGGCCGGGGTTTCCTGGTCCGGCACCAGGCATGGCTGTTCTTCCCGCTGCTCACCCTTCTGGGGATGTCCCTCAAACGAGACAGCGTGCGCGCTCTGGCCGGCGGCACGATCAAAAACCGCGGCCTGGAGGCCGCACTTCTGGCGATCCACTTCATCGGGTACGCGTCCGCGCTGCTCCTGGTCCTGTCGCCGGTCCAGGCTGTGGCGTTCCTGGTGGTGCACCAGGCACTGTTCGGGATCTATCTGGGCCTGACCTTCGCACCGAACCACAAGGGCATGCCGCATCCCGACGGCACCGAGGACTTCCTGCGCAAACAGGTTCTGACCTCGCGCAACGTCCGGGGTGGGCGGTTCGTGGACGCGGCGCTCGGCGGGCTGAACTACCAGATCGAGCACCACCTGTTCCCGGCCATGCCGACACCGAACCTGCGGCCGGCACAGCCGATCGTGCGCGACTACTGCGCCGAGATCGGGGTGCCCTACGAGATGACCGGGCTGATCGAGTCGTACCGGCAGGCGCTGCGCCATCTGCATGACGTCGGGGCGGAACTGCGGAGCCGGGCGTAG
- a CDS encoding sensor histidine kinase: MDSRDWIRDGLRAVAGGLLAVPLAIVNIPLFVLFVVGLVLTPVLGIGLLVLPLVTLLIRLRADVSRRLAAGRGVPIARPYRPRPDGVVFGSLRHYQWVITDPATWRDVAWLLPGALVGLVLGVLTLALPVYGVEGIVLLPLWIWLGTGEYGYGMIWPIETLGEGFLSLPQGALILSIGVAAAPYLRHVDALFHRLFLAPTRAAELRLRVSQLTVTRADTVDAQAAELRRIERDLHDGAQARLVALGMTIGLAEEIVDADPATARKLLAEARESSTAALVELRHLVRGIHPPVLAERGLEGAVRALAMALPMPVTVTTDLPGRLDTPVESAAYFAVAEVLTNAVRHSAAGNGVVELWHTGQILVMRVSDDGRGGADPSGGTGLRGIERRLAAFDGTMSLSSPPGGPTVVTMELPCALSSPKTSPSSGTG, encoded by the coding sequence ATGGACTCGCGTGACTGGATCCGTGACGGGCTCCGCGCCGTCGCCGGCGGGCTGCTCGCCGTACCCCTCGCCATCGTGAACATCCCCTTGTTCGTGCTGTTCGTGGTGGGTCTGGTACTGACCCCGGTGCTCGGCATCGGGCTGCTGGTGCTGCCGCTGGTGACGCTGCTGATCCGGCTGCGGGCCGACGTGTCCCGCCGGCTCGCGGCCGGCCGGGGTGTGCCGATCGCCCGGCCGTACCGTCCCCGCCCGGACGGGGTGGTCTTCGGGAGCCTGCGTCACTACCAGTGGGTGATCACCGACCCGGCGACCTGGCGGGACGTCGCCTGGCTGCTCCCCGGCGCGCTGGTCGGTCTGGTGCTCGGCGTGCTGACACTGGCCCTACCGGTCTACGGGGTGGAGGGCATCGTGCTCCTCCCGCTCTGGATCTGGCTCGGCACCGGCGAGTACGGCTACGGCATGATCTGGCCGATCGAGACCCTCGGCGAGGGTTTCCTGTCCCTGCCGCAGGGCGCGCTGATCCTGTCGATCGGGGTCGCGGCCGCGCCGTACCTCCGCCACGTCGACGCTCTTTTCCACCGGCTGTTCCTCGCCCCGACCCGGGCCGCCGAGCTGCGCCTGCGGGTGAGCCAGCTGACCGTGACCCGGGCCGACACGGTCGACGCACAGGCCGCCGAGCTGCGCCGGATCGAGCGTGACCTGCACGACGGCGCCCAGGCCCGGCTGGTCGCCCTCGGCATGACGATCGGGCTGGCCGAGGAGATCGTCGACGCCGACCCGGCCACCGCTCGCAAGCTGCTGGCCGAGGCCCGGGAGAGCAGTACGGCCGCCCTGGTCGAGCTGCGCCACCTGGTTCGCGGCATCCATCCACCGGTGCTCGCCGAGCGCGGACTGGAGGGCGCGGTCCGGGCGCTGGCGATGGCCCTGCCGATGCCGGTCACGGTGACCACCGACCTGCCGGGCCGGCTGGACACGCCGGTCGAGTCGGCCGCCTATTTCGCGGTCGCCGAGGTGCTCACCAACGCGGTCCGGCACAGTGCCGCCGGCAACGGTGTCGTGGAGCTGTGGCACACCGGGCAGATCCTGGTCATGCGGGTCTCCGACGACGGCCGGGGCGGGGCCGACCCGTCCGGCGGCACCGGCCTGCGGGGTATCGAACGCCGTCTCGCCGCCTTCGATGGCACGATGAGCCTGTCCAGCCCGCCGGGTGGACCGACCGTCGTGACCATGGAGCTGCCGTGCGCGTTGTCCTCGCCGAAGACCTCGCCCTCCTCCGGGACGGGCTGA
- a CDS encoding response regulator yields MRVVLAEDLALLRDGLTRLLEAFDFQVVAAVDNGPSLLPALLEHRPDVAVVDVRLPPTFTDEGLQAAIEARQKVPGMPVLVLSQHVEPLYARELLTDRAGGVGYLLKDRVANVAQFVDAVRRVAGGGTAMDPEVVSQLLARHSSPLSGLTARERDVLELMAEGRSNGAIAAKLFVGEKAVSKHISSIFTKLDLPPSDDDHRRVLAVLTYLNA; encoded by the coding sequence GTGCGCGTTGTCCTCGCCGAAGACCTCGCCCTCCTCCGGGACGGGCTGACGCGTCTGCTGGAGGCGTTCGACTTCCAGGTGGTCGCGGCGGTCGACAACGGACCGTCGCTGCTGCCGGCCCTGCTGGAGCACCGGCCGGACGTGGCGGTGGTGGACGTGCGACTGCCGCCGACCTTCACCGACGAGGGGCTGCAGGCCGCGATCGAGGCCCGGCAGAAGGTGCCGGGCATGCCGGTGCTGGTGCTCTCCCAGCACGTCGAGCCGCTCTACGCCCGGGAGCTGTTGACCGACCGCGCGGGCGGGGTCGGTTACCTGCTCAAGGACCGGGTGGCGAACGTGGCCCAGTTCGTCGACGCGGTGCGCCGGGTGGCGGGCGGCGGCACCGCGATGGACCCGGAGGTCGTCTCGCAGTTGCTCGCCCGCCACTCCTCGCCGCTGTCCGGGTTGACCGCCCGGGAGCGGGACGTGCTCGAGCTGATGGCCGAGGGCCGGTCGAACGGCGCGATCGCCGCCAAGCTGTTCGTCGGCGAGAAGGCGGTGAGTAAGCACATCAGCAGCATCTTCACCAAGCTGGACCTGCCCCCCTCGGACGACGACCACCGCCGGGTCCTGGCCGTGTTGACCTATCTCAACGCCTGA